The following proteins come from a genomic window of Halorussus halophilus:
- a CDS encoding bifunctional DNA primase/polymerase: MSKISRDSDNATGARGPKTLVEKRLSDAGVRVERSASVEEESKACYYHDNQRLPTKTSGNYTIHGGDGLVLLDVDDKLEELPEETADLPSTFVVESPHGGYHPYYALKDDTGISNAQTDWGSIRYEGQYVVGPGSTIDHGECGDGKANCPSEGTGEYEIAVNKPITTLSGDYLEHLREVCASSGSDKTLKEDYGGEQITLPDDTPADEGERYICTEFTRHSTRLAGEDLMDLLRGGTGSYELRRDDETGINQSAADYYALELLYGAFFYRGEDEGDARKLALSVFKRYCRENPYDKTGNTRKWLRKGERYLLEQMDAVQEEFDVGKWHRWRRREYENGFNAEEHKPWTDPEKDGKPSITELDIVRAATRLLASPVTPEQVAEQYGLDLSALPPTYCGEINTPSRSWSSGDFVGRPTASDIGELAHQINPKRERSYHEWVLKKWLKTEYKEVAMAFCPLRANGERYVYYPADLPDPENARYVRCGGEERDPELPEETTEQEVMTDGGVSMSKSESHNKLKQIRQARDGDESSTEGPEVYTCPIDGCSRTVVGEPGHLMNHVNQASDDAHRHRTLNEDLEVVVHWGEMNWGPGIPAFDSLPSTDEKVSVCEKDDLWGPGAPS, encoded by the coding sequence ATGTCTAAAATATCCCGCGATTCCGATAACGCTACCGGGGCAAGAGGCCCTAAGACGCTTGTAGAGAAACGACTCAGCGATGCAGGTGTTCGAGTCGAACGGAGCGCCAGTGTCGAGGAAGAATCAAAGGCCTGCTACTACCATGATAACCAGCGACTCCCGACGAAGACCTCCGGGAATTACACTATCCACGGTGGTGATGGGCTGGTTCTCCTCGACGTGGATGACAAACTCGAAGAACTCCCTGAGGAGACAGCGGATCTTCCCTCGACGTTCGTAGTCGAGTCGCCGCATGGGGGCTATCATCCTTACTACGCCCTCAAGGACGATACAGGCATCTCGAACGCGCAAACTGACTGGGGGAGCATCCGCTACGAAGGGCAGTATGTCGTCGGACCCGGCTCGACTATCGACCACGGCGAATGTGGTGACGGCAAAGCGAACTGCCCGAGCGAAGGAACCGGGGAATACGAAATTGCAGTCAACAAGCCGATAACAACGCTCTCCGGCGACTATCTCGAACATCTCCGCGAAGTCTGTGCTTCGAGCGGCAGCGACAAGACCTTGAAGGAGGACTACGGCGGAGAGCAAATCACCCTTCCTGATGATACTCCGGCCGACGAGGGAGAACGCTACATTTGTACCGAGTTCACCCGACACTCAACTCGACTCGCCGGGGAAGACTTGATGGACCTCCTTCGAGGAGGAACGGGCTCCTACGAACTTCGACGAGATGACGAGACTGGCATCAACCAGAGCGCCGCCGATTACTACGCGCTTGAACTGCTTTACGGCGCCTTCTTCTACCGAGGAGAGGATGAAGGGGATGCGAGAAAGCTTGCTCTCTCAGTCTTCAAGCGATACTGTCGGGAGAACCCCTACGACAAGACCGGGAACACGCGCAAGTGGCTCCGAAAGGGAGAGAGATATCTGCTTGAACAGATGGACGCCGTACAGGAGGAGTTTGATGTCGGGAAGTGGCATCGCTGGCGACGGCGCGAATACGAGAATGGATTCAACGCCGAGGAACACAAGCCATGGACTGACCCCGAGAAGGATGGCAAGCCCAGCATTACAGAACTCGATATAGTTCGAGCCGCGACGCGTCTCCTTGCCAGCCCAGTAACTCCTGAACAGGTTGCCGAGCAATACGGACTTGACCTCTCTGCCTTACCCCCCACCTACTGTGGGGAAATCAATACCCCCTCAAGGTCATGGTCGTCGGGTGATTTCGTGGGCCGTCCCACAGCCAGTGATATCGGGGAACTCGCGCATCAAATCAACCCGAAGCGTGAACGCTCGTACCATGAGTGGGTGTTGAAGAAATGGCTCAAAACTGAGTACAAAGAGGTAGCGATGGCGTTCTGCCCTTTGAGGGCAAATGGTGAGAGATACGTCTATTATCCGGCTGACCTCCCCGACCCCGAAAACGCCCGATACGTCCGATGTGGAGGTGAAGAGCGAGACCCAGAACTCCCCGAGGAAACGACCGAGCAGGAAGTGATGACCGACGGAGGTGTGAGCATGAGTAAGTCCGAGAGCCACAACAAGCTCAAACAGATTCGCCAAGCCCGAGATGGTGATGAGAGTTCGACGGAAGGCCCTGAAGTGTATACCTGTCCGATTGACGGGTGTAGTCGAACGGTTGTCGGTGAGCCGGGACATCTGATGAATCACGTGAACCAGGCCAGCGACGACGCTCATCGCCATAGGACGTTGAACGAGGACTTGGAAGTCGTGGTTCACTGGGGGGAGATGAACTGGGGACCGGGGATACCTGCTTTCGATTCACTGCCAAGTACCGACGAGAAGGTGTCTGTCTGTGAGAAAGATGACCTTTGGGGACCGGGCGCTCCAAGTTGA
- a CDS encoding rubrerythrin-like domain-containing protein: MVRHDPFSTGTEPRQYECQECLNRTSATEHRAVCPECSGTLRNLTVPRE, translated from the coding sequence ATGGTTCGGCACGACCCATTCAGTACCGGCACAGAACCGCGGCAGTACGAATGCCAAGAGTGTCTCAATAGGACCTCTGCGACGGAGCATCGAGCGGTCTGTCCCGAATGTAGCGGGACGCTTCGCAACCTCACCGTCCCGCGTGAGTGA
- a CDS encoding tyrosine-type recombinase/integrase produces the protein MTKEQLEPISPAEAKEMYLDARKREVSKSTLDGYHYRLKHFIRWCEQVEGIENMNNLSGRDLQRFKTWRRDDGDLKPISLEGQLDALRIFIRWCGSIDAVEPNLHEKFEALMPKLDKTDEQSESILDTEQAEALLEYQRKFEHASRPHVIIELLWHTGIRLGALHALDVDDYDEEAERISLRHRPETGTPLKNGKEGERIVALSAEVCRSIEDWRDYNRHDVEDENGREPLLTSRNGRMNRSSIRDSVYMVTRPCYYGADCPKGREPDDCEAAEYGGYSKCPVNVSPHDIRRGSITHFLTEDVPEKVVSDRMNVGQDVLDKHYDKRDEEVKVEQRRGYLDNI, from the coding sequence ATGACGAAGGAACAACTCGAACCCATCTCGCCTGCTGAGGCGAAGGAGATGTACCTCGATGCGCGTAAGCGCGAAGTCTCGAAAAGTACGCTCGACGGCTACCACTACCGACTGAAACACTTCATCCGGTGGTGCGAGCAAGTCGAGGGAATCGAGAATATGAACAACCTCTCCGGTAGGGACCTACAGAGATTCAAGACGTGGCGGAGAGACGACGGCGACCTGAAACCCATCTCGCTTGAGGGCCAACTCGACGCCCTCCGAATCTTCATTCGGTGGTGCGGATCGATTGACGCAGTGGAACCGAACCTTCATGAGAAGTTCGAGGCGCTGATGCCGAAGCTCGACAAGACCGACGAGCAGAGTGAGAGTATCCTCGACACAGAGCAAGCGGAGGCCCTGCTCGAATACCAGCGGAAGTTCGAACACGCCTCACGCCCTCACGTCATCATAGAACTCCTGTGGCATACCGGGATTCGACTCGGGGCCTTGCACGCGCTTGACGTAGACGACTACGATGAAGAGGCTGAACGAATCTCTCTTCGCCATCGACCGGAGACAGGGACGCCTCTCAAGAACGGGAAAGAAGGAGAGCGTATTGTCGCTCTAAGCGCCGAGGTTTGCCGCTCAATCGAAGACTGGAGAGACTATAATCGTCATGATGTGGAGGACGAGAATGGCCGTGAGCCGCTTCTCACGAGCCGGAATGGGCGGATGAATCGGTCGAGCATCCGGGATTCGGTCTACATGGTGACTCGACCCTGCTACTATGGAGCGGACTGCCCCAAGGGTCGAGAGCCTGATGACTGCGAGGCGGCTGAGTACGGAGGATATAGCAAGTGTCCGGTGAACGTCTCACCTCACGACATTCGGCGGGGCTCCATCACTCACTTCTTGACTGAGGATGTGCCGGAGAAGGTCGTCTCTGACCGGATGAACGTGGGTCAAGATGTTCTCGACAAGCACTACGACAAACGAGACGAGGAGGTGAAGGTCGAACAACGGAGAGGGTATTTAGATAACATCTGA
- a CDS encoding cold-shock protein — MAKGTVDFFNDTGGYGFIESEDADEDVFFHMDDVGGPDLEEGQELEFDIEQAEKGPRATNVTRL; from the coding sequence ATGGCGAAAGGAACGGTTGATTTCTTCAACGACACAGGCGGTTACGGCTTTATCGAGAGCGAGGACGCGGACGAGGACGTTTTCTTCCACATGGACGACGTTGGCGGCCCGGACCTCGAAGAAGGACAGGAGCTCGAATTCGATATCGAGCAAGCAGAGAAAGGACCGCGCGCGACCAACGTCACCCGACTCTAA
- a CDS encoding GNAT family N-acetyltransferase yields the protein MRGPQNPDPVAPPLRITDAEQREIRLRAYDDAALESLVTMYDTFDPAQRAQGTPPLGESGIRNWLDCILGGNDGDSNENCDAVSVVAWHDDRVVGHVAFVPDGVGRHELAIFVHQDYQRAGIGSKLLRSGLEYANQRGVTKVWLTVESWKGGVQKLYSDAGFTLDNPLGPTHRMSRYL from the coding sequence TTGCGGGGTCCGCAGAACCCCGACCCTGTCGCACCGCCGCTCCGCATCACCGATGCAGAACAGCGCGAGATTCGATTGCGGGCGTACGACGACGCGGCACTCGAATCGCTCGTCACGATGTACGACACCTTCGACCCAGCACAGCGTGCGCAAGGCACGCCACCGCTCGGCGAATCCGGGATTCGTAACTGGCTGGACTGCATCCTCGGCGGCAACGACGGAGACAGCAACGAAAACTGCGACGCCGTTTCCGTCGTTGCGTGGCACGACGACCGAGTCGTCGGCCACGTCGCGTTCGTGCCGGACGGCGTGGGTCGCCACGAACTCGCAATTTTCGTCCATCAGGACTACCAGCGGGCCGGGATTGGCTCAAAACTCCTCCGGAGTGGGTTAGAGTACGCCAACCAACGCGGCGTCACCAAGGTCTGGCTGACCGTCGAATCGTGGAAAGGAGGCGTCCAGAAGTTGTACAGCGATGCCGGATTCACCTTAGACAATCCGCTCGGTCCCACGCATCGGATGTCTCGCTACCTCTGA
- a CDS encoding FxLYD domain-containing protein, with translation MNQRALAVGVALLAVAGVTAFFLGGFPSGSIADPTGTSPTTVPAGSDSGSGSESGGSNSGSSGGSSGGSGGDSGGSSSGSDSTDTGYFLTIDNIEKCGSTCRDVTATLKNTGDQRRENVHVTTKVYADDDKIWTGEESVGTLEAGGTHTSTKRVKVGYIGGAKIKNNDGYVTIVTIVESDSGTTKFSERRKVA, from the coding sequence GTGAATCAGCGCGCGTTGGCTGTCGGTGTCGCGCTACTGGCCGTCGCTGGGGTGACGGCGTTCTTCTTGGGTGGTTTCCCGTCCGGGTCGATAGCGGACCCCACGGGGACGAGTCCGACGACGGTACCCGCCGGCTCCGACTCCGGTAGCGGCAGTGAGTCGGGCGGCAGTAACTCGGGGTCCAGCGGCGGTAGCTCGGGGGGCAGTGGCGGCGACTCCGGCGGTTCCAGTAGTGGGAGCGATTCAACCGACACTGGCTACTTCCTCACCATCGACAACATCGAGAAGTGTGGCAGCACCTGCCGAGACGTGACGGCGACGCTGAAGAACACGGGCGACCAACGCCGTGAGAACGTCCACGTGACGACGAAGGTGTACGCTGACGACGACAAGATTTGGACCGGCGAGGAGTCGGTCGGCACCCTCGAAGCAGGTGGCACGCACACCTCCACGAAGCGGGTGAAAGTCGGCTACATCGGCGGCGCGAAAATCAAAAATAACGACGGCTACGTGACCATCGTCACCATCGTCGAGTCCGATAGCGGCACGACGAAGTTCTCCGAGCGACGCAAAGTCGCCTAA
- a CDS encoding sensor histidine kinase, which translates to MYREIYDKVNDGIVIHDPDTGAILDVNKRATEIYGYSEAELVNLQVEDFSAADEGFDQEHAIAHIDRAREEGDHRFEWLLDPNDGERFWAEINLRNATIRGEDRILAIVRDISEQKAYERRLETAEKRFRALAENASFAVVTIDDTSTIRYANEAVSDMFGYRPDELEGDSIESIIPERLRDDHTDGIERYLEEGTRHIDWEGLELPGRHRDGHELVLEVSFGELEVEDERLFTGILQDVSERVERERAIESLHDATREMVRADDPQEIADIAVRTAHSILDYPICGLWVSDESGERLEPLAWTDEAEAFFDEIPAVTAAADSVAWQAYEQNELVAYDDVRTANAVYNPETRARSEMFIPVGERGLLIISAQVEEAFTEADHSLACLLGANVEVGLERAEQVQELSRQKNRLEFLNSLLRHDVLNGMNIIAGYADLLEDHVEDDEQAASHVETIQSWSDDIVDLIQRVRTMLDVLTGRTSPEVEPKTLAPVLRDEVRRLRKTHSTVDIDLNVADGVHVQADEFLPEIVGNLLTNAVNHNDTEGLRIDISADVSDGVVQIRIADTGSGVPEELKDAIFHRGKTGETDNSGSGFGLFFAETMVTEYGGDIWVEDNEPSGAVFVVELQNSGGSRGTGGASWEQ; encoded by the coding sequence ATGTACCGTGAAATTTACGACAAAGTCAACGACGGAATCGTCATTCACGACCCCGACACTGGTGCGATTTTAGACGTCAATAAGCGTGCGACCGAAATATACGGCTACTCCGAAGCGGAGTTGGTGAACCTCCAGGTAGAAGACTTCAGTGCGGCAGACGAGGGCTTCGACCAAGAGCACGCTATCGCCCACATCGACCGCGCGCGAGAAGAGGGTGACCATCGATTCGAATGGCTACTCGACCCCAACGACGGCGAGCGATTCTGGGCCGAAATCAACCTCCGCAACGCGACGATTCGAGGCGAGGACCGCATCTTGGCGATCGTCCGCGACATCTCCGAGCAGAAAGCCTACGAACGACGACTCGAAACGGCCGAGAAGCGATTCCGTGCGCTCGCCGAAAACGCGTCGTTCGCCGTCGTGACTATCGACGACACGAGTACGATTCGATACGCGAACGAGGCCGTCTCCGACATGTTCGGGTATCGGCCCGACGAACTCGAAGGCGACTCTATCGAGAGTATCATCCCCGAACGACTCCGGGACGACCACACCGACGGAATCGAACGATATCTCGAAGAAGGCACCCGTCACATAGACTGGGAGGGACTCGAACTCCCTGGCAGACACCGTGACGGCCACGAACTCGTCTTGGAGGTGAGTTTCGGGGAACTCGAAGTCGAAGACGAGCGACTGTTCACCGGGATTCTACAGGACGTCTCCGAACGGGTCGAGCGCGAACGCGCCATCGAGTCGCTCCACGACGCGACCAGAGAGATGGTTCGCGCAGACGACCCACAGGAAATCGCCGACATCGCCGTCAGAACTGCACACTCTATCCTCGACTATCCGATCTGTGGACTCTGGGTCAGCGACGAGAGCGGCGAGCGATTAGAACCGCTCGCGTGGACCGACGAGGCCGAGGCGTTCTTCGACGAGATTCCTGCCGTGACGGCGGCCGCCGACAGTGTCGCGTGGCAGGCATACGAGCAAAACGAACTCGTCGCCTACGACGACGTGCGGACGGCCAATGCGGTCTACAACCCCGAGACGCGCGCCCGAAGCGAGATGTTCATTCCAGTCGGCGAACGAGGCCTACTCATCATCAGCGCACAGGTCGAAGAGGCGTTCACCGAGGCCGACCACTCGCTGGCGTGTTTGCTCGGCGCGAACGTCGAAGTCGGTCTCGAACGCGCAGAGCAAGTCCAAGAGCTCTCCCGGCAGAAGAACCGCCTCGAATTCCTCAACAGCCTCCTCCGTCACGACGTGCTGAACGGCATGAACATCATCGCTGGCTACGCCGACTTGCTCGAAGACCACGTCGAAGACGACGAGCAAGCGGCGTCGCACGTCGAGACGATACAGTCGTGGAGCGACGACATCGTTGACCTCATCCAGCGAGTGCGGACGATGCTCGACGTGCTGACCGGGCGAACCAGTCCGGAAGTCGAACCGAAGACGCTCGCCCCGGTTCTCCGAGACGAAGTTCGACGGCTTCGCAAGACCCACTCCACTGTCGATATCGACCTAAACGTCGCCGACGGTGTCCACGTGCAAGCAGACGAGTTCCTCCCGGAAATCGTCGGCAACCTGCTCACGAACGCCGTCAACCACAACGACACAGAGGGTCTGCGTATCGATATCTCGGCCGACGTGAGTGACGGAGTCGTCCAGATTCGAATTGCGGACACAGGCAGTGGTGTCCCCGAAGAGCTAAAAGACGCAATCTTCCACCGCGGGAAGACTGGCGAGACAGACAACTCCGGCAGTGGTTTCGGACTGTTCTTCGCCGAGACGATGGTCACCGAATACGGTGGAGACATCTGGGTCGAGGACAACGAGCCGTCAGGTGCAGTGTTCGTCGTGGAGTTACAGAACTCGGGTGGCAGTCGTGGCACCGGCGGAGCGAGTTGGGAGCAGTGA
- a CDS encoding metal-dependent hydrolase: MMATTHALFGMLLGAVALLVAPEYATVAIAAGAFGGLFPDFDMPWDHRKTLHFPVYFSIAASVALVGAIVAPSAVTIAVTAFLLAAAAHAASDALGGGLELRPWQGTSDRAVYDHFNGRWVAPRRWVPYDGAPEDLLLAAVLAVPGVLYARPLQAFVLVLLGVSVVYAVLRKRLVTFGERLVEWLPERVWARIPLSV; the protein is encoded by the coding sequence ATGATGGCAACGACCCACGCGCTGTTCGGGATGCTTCTGGGAGCGGTCGCGCTCCTCGTCGCGCCGGAGTACGCGACGGTCGCCATCGCGGCGGGTGCCTTCGGCGGGTTGTTCCCCGACTTCGACATGCCGTGGGACCACCGCAAGACGCTCCACTTCCCGGTGTACTTCTCGATAGCGGCCAGCGTCGCGCTCGTTGGAGCGATTGTCGCTCCGAGCGCGGTAACTATCGCCGTCACGGCGTTCCTGCTCGCGGCGGCTGCCCACGCGGCCAGTGACGCACTCGGCGGCGGACTCGAACTTCGTCCGTGGCAGGGAACCTCCGACAGGGCGGTCTACGACCACTTCAACGGTCGCTGGGTCGCGCCGCGCCGCTGGGTCCCCTACGACGGCGCGCCCGAGGACCTCCTGCTCGCGGCTGTGCTGGCCGTGCCGGGCGTGCTGTACGCTCGGCCGCTACAGGCATTCGTGCTGGTGCTTCTGGGGGTGTCGGTCGTCTACGCCGTCCTCCGGAAGCGCCTCGTCACCTTCGGCGAGCGACTGGTCGAGTGGCTTCCCGAGCGCGTCTGGGCGCGGATTCCGCTCTCGGTGTAA
- a CDS encoding cold-shock protein, translating into MAEGTVDFFNDTGGYGFIESDDADEDVFFHMDDVGGPDLEEGQDLEFDIEEAEKGPRATNVTRL; encoded by the coding sequence ATGGCAGAAGGAACCGTTGATTTCTTCAACGACACAGGCGGTTACGGCTTTATCGAGAGCGACGACGCGGACGAAGACGTTTTCTTCCACATGGATGACGTCGGCGGCCCGGACCTCGAAGAAGGACAGGACCTCGAATTCGACATCGAAGAAGCAGAGAAAGGTCCGCGCGCGACCAACGTCACCCGACTCTAA
- a CDS encoding aldo/keto reductase: MVENQSDTFEVGGELTVNRLGYGAMRLTGEDIIGPPDDEAVAHDVLRRAVELGVDFIDTADSYGPGVSERLIGEALDPEEAVVATKAGLLRNASGDWIPHGGSDYVRNQVLCSIDRLGVESIDLYQLHTPDVDAPFEDVLQTFGELQDDGLVDHVGVSNVSVEQLDQARDVVDVATVQNNYNVGNREHEDVLEACEDAGIGFMAYFPIGGGELDKADVLEDVAANHDATVRQVALAWVLQHSPVTLPIPGTSSVEHLEENIAASAIELSSEEMKRLGERSD, encoded by the coding sequence ATGGTCGAAAACCAGAGTGACACCTTCGAAGTCGGCGGCGAGCTGACGGTCAATCGACTCGGGTACGGCGCGATGCGACTGACCGGCGAGGACATCATCGGCCCGCCCGACGACGAAGCGGTCGCTCACGACGTGCTCCGCCGAGCGGTCGAGTTGGGCGTCGATTTCATCGACACGGCCGACTCCTACGGGCCGGGGGTCAGCGAGCGACTCATCGGCGAGGCGCTCGACCCCGAAGAGGCAGTCGTGGCGACGAAGGCCGGACTGCTCCGCAACGCGAGCGGCGACTGGATTCCCCACGGCGGCTCGGACTACGTCCGAAATCAGGTCCTCTGTAGCATCGACCGACTCGGCGTCGAGAGCATCGACCTCTATCAACTCCACACGCCCGACGTAGACGCCCCCTTCGAGGACGTGCTACAAACGTTCGGCGAGTTGCAGGACGACGGTCTCGTAGACCACGTCGGCGTGAGCAACGTCAGCGTCGAGCAACTGGACCAAGCCCGAGACGTGGTGGACGTGGCGACGGTACAGAACAACTACAACGTCGGCAACCGCGAACACGAAGACGTGCTGGAAGCCTGTGAAGACGCCGGAATCGGATTCATGGCGTACTTCCCAATCGGCGGCGGCGAACTCGACAAGGCAGACGTGCTGGAAGACGTTGCGGCGAACCACGACGCGACTGTTCGACAGGTCGCGCTGGCGTGGGTGCTCCAACACTCGCCCGTAACGCTCCCGATTCCGGGCACGTCGAGTGTCGAGCATCTGGAGGAGAACATCGCGGCGTCGGCCATCGAGTTGTCAAGTGAGGAGATGAAGCGGTTGGGTGAGCGAAGCGACTGA
- a CDS encoding DUF7537 family lipoprotein translates to MTEKADYMIQRRSLAAVAVAVLLVVAGCSGTSDQSPDATTTATTVGEINPTTTAQESDASQMALPAGVTANGLENASALVTAHNRSLADRSYRFAFESNSSEYSSRIRAARGLDATLLVANSANTTTRSWTQGSRTSMVQTADGERGYRLVQGEYESALGFDTYADLTRAVLVTYLRVGEYETTDVVTRDGTKLVELTATGINRSAVDQLAGEESNVSVDAFEARVLVDSDGVVHEFEATVTETVDAESRTNEVGYDLSDLGSASVERPDWASSIPQLNATITEDGAVAIEHTGGPAVEDGTRLSMATDSVVDGAQLSKLSAGETAYLYVAETADGQRDVRASVGDRPSSDQVALNLSESDRLVISGTSRNVSILLQPEN, encoded by the coding sequence GTGACCGAGAAGGCCGACTACATGATTCAGAGACGGAGTCTCGCCGCAGTCGCCGTCGCGGTACTGCTCGTCGTGGCCGGTTGCTCCGGCACGAGCGACCAGAGTCCCGACGCAACCACGACCGCGACCACTGTCGGTGAGATAAATCCGACGACGACGGCCCAAGAAAGCGACGCCTCCCAGATGGCGCTCCCGGCGGGGGTCACGGCGAACGGACTCGAAAACGCATCGGCGCTCGTGACGGCGCACAACCGCTCGCTCGCCGACCGGTCGTACCGCTTCGCCTTCGAGTCGAACTCCTCGGAGTACAGTTCGCGTATCCGCGCGGCGCGAGGGCTGGACGCGACGCTCCTCGTCGCCAACTCCGCTAACACGACCACCCGCAGTTGGACGCAGGGGTCCCGAACCTCGATGGTTCAGACGGCCGACGGCGAGCGGGGCTATCGACTCGTCCAGGGCGAGTACGAGTCTGCACTCGGTTTCGACACCTACGCTGACCTGACGCGAGCAGTTCTCGTGACGTACTTGCGAGTCGGCGAGTACGAGACTACGGACGTCGTCACCCGCGACGGGACGAAACTGGTCGAACTCACCGCGACAGGAATCAACCGGAGTGCGGTCGACCAACTCGCGGGCGAGGAGTCGAACGTCTCCGTCGATGCGTTCGAAGCGCGAGTACTCGTGGACTCGGACGGCGTCGTCCACGAGTTCGAGGCGACTGTCACCGAGACGGTAGACGCCGAATCGCGGACGAACGAAGTCGGCTACGACCTCAGCGACCTCGGGTCGGCGAGCGTCGAGCGCCCCGACTGGGCCAGCAGTATCCCGCAGTTGAACGCGACCATCACCGAGGACGGTGCCGTCGCCATCGAACACACTGGCGGCCCAGCAGTCGAAGACGGCACTCGATTGTCGATGGCGACCGATAGCGTCGTCGATGGTGCACAACTCTCGAAACTGAGCGCAGGCGAGACGGCGTACCTCTACGTCGCCGAGACGGCCGACGGCCAGCGAGACGTGCGTGCCAGCGTCGGCGACCGACCGTCTAGCGACCAGGTCGCACTCAACCTCTCGGAGAGCGACCGACTCGTCATCTCTGGAACGTCGAGAAACGTCTCGATACTGTTGCAACCCGAGAACTGA
- a CDS encoding BRCT domain-containing protein — protein sequence MASKPYTDDAVDSLEFVFTGGDLSGRRSDWIELIESNGGTVAGAISEETDYLVVNPSADLGRVKVASDLGLPTIQERGLAVFLKNRGAEWQDTTE from the coding sequence ATGGCATCAAAACCCTATACGGACGACGCGGTTGACAGTCTTGAGTTCGTCTTTACTGGTGGAGATCTCTCAGGTCGACGTTCGGACTGGATAGAACTAATTGAGTCCAACGGTGGTACCGTAGCCGGTGCAATCTCCGAAGAGACGGACTACCTCGTTGTCAATCCCTCTGCTGATTTGGGTAGGGTGAAAGTCGCCTCTGACCTCGGACTGCCAACCATCCAAGAGCGAGGACTCGCCGTGTTTCTGAAGAATCGAGGTGCAGAGTGGCAGGACACCACTGAGTAA
- the fer gene encoding ferredoxin Fer, whose translation MDSPFEVLHLDSDADDEQVEQAYRERVKQAHPDQGGSVQEFQRVRRAYEKIKAGYEESADLPDAEPDTTDDQTTPEKRAYSEVTYLNYDVLPDYGWEIGDDALFEKAADKDLPETDYGTFEVEPGESLLEAAEDRGYEWPFACRGGACANCAIMLFDGELSMPSSHVLPAEMMAENIRLSCNGMPITDELQVVYNVKHMPELDDLLLPPKPFEQAYSDD comes from the coding sequence ATGGACTCCCCGTTCGAGGTCCTCCACCTCGACTCCGACGCAGACGACGAGCAGGTAGAGCAGGCGTACAGAGAGCGGGTGAAGCAGGCGCACCCAGACCAGGGCGGTTCGGTCCAAGAGTTCCAGCGTGTCCGCCGAGCCTACGAGAAAATCAAAGCAGGCTACGAAGAGTCAGCAGACCTCCCCGACGCCGAACCCGACACCACCGACGACCAAACCACACCCGAAAAGCGGGCCTACTCAGAAGTCACGTACCTCAATTACGACGTACTCCCGGACTACGGCTGGGAAATCGGCGACGACGCGCTGTTCGAGAAGGCGGCCGACAAAGACCTCCCCGAGACAGATTACGGCACGTTCGAGGTCGAACCCGGTGAATCACTGCTCGAAGCCGCAGAGGACCGCGGGTACGAGTGGCCATTCGCCTGCCGCGGGGGTGCGTGCGCGAACTGTGCAATCATGCTCTTCGACGGTGAGTTGTCGATGCCGTCCAGTCACGTCCTCCCTGCCGAGATGATGGCGGAGAACATCCGTCTCTCCTGTAACGGGATGCCCATCACCGACGAGTTGCAGGTCGTCTACAACGTCAAGCACATGCCCGAACTCGACGACCTCCTCTTGCCACCGAAGCCGTTCGAACAGGCGTACTCCGACGATTGA